Proteins from a single region of Stutzerimonas stutzeri:
- the fdx gene encoding ISC system 2Fe-2S type ferredoxin: MPQIIFLPNADHCPEGAVIEAQVGETVLDAALRYGIDIEHACEKSCACTTCHVVVREGFQSLEASDELEDDMLDKAWGLEPNSRLSCQAVVADADLVVEIPKYTINQVSEGH; the protein is encoded by the coding sequence ATGCCGCAGATCATTTTCCTGCCCAACGCCGACCATTGCCCGGAAGGGGCCGTTATAGAGGCGCAGGTCGGCGAGACGGTGCTTGATGCCGCGCTGCGTTATGGCATCGACATTGAGCATGCTTGCGAAAAGTCCTGCGCCTGCACGACCTGTCACGTAGTGGTGCGCGAGGGGTTCCAGTCGCTCGAAGCCTCCGACGAGTTGGAGGACGACATGCTTGATAAGGCGTGGGGTTTGGAGCCCAATTCGCGGTTGTCATGCCAGGCGGTCGTGGCTGACGCCGATCTCGTGGTAGAGATACCCAAGTACACCATTAATCAGGTTTCCGAAGGGCACTGA
- the iscX gene encoding Fe-S cluster assembly protein IscX, whose amino-acid sequence MQLKWSDVQEIAIELAERKADVDPRYVNFVNLHRWVLELPDFADEPSRGGEKVLEAIQAAWIEEAE is encoded by the coding sequence ATGCAGCTTAAATGGAGTGATGTGCAGGAGATTGCCATCGAGCTGGCTGAGCGCAAGGCCGATGTCGATCCGCGCTATGTGAATTTCGTCAATCTGCATCGTTGGGTGCTGGAGTTGCCGGATTTTGCCGATGAACCGAGTCGAGGTGGCGAAAAGGTCCTCGAAGCTATCCAGGCAGCCTGGATCGAAGAGGCTGAATAA
- the ndk gene encoding nucleoside-diphosphate kinase yields the protein MALQRTFSIIKPDAVAKNVIGEITTRFEKAGLRVVASKMVQLSEREAAGFYAEHSERGFFKDLVAFMTSGPVIVQVLEGEDAIAKNRELMGATNPKEAAAGTIRADFAVSIDENAVHGSDSEASAAREIAYFFAATEVCARIR from the coding sequence ATGGCCCTGCAACGCACCTTCTCCATCATCAAGCCTGACGCCGTCGCCAAGAACGTCATCGGCGAAATCACCACCCGTTTCGAGAAGGCCGGCCTGCGCGTCGTCGCTTCCAAGATGGTTCAGCTGTCCGAGCGCGAAGCAGCTGGCTTCTACGCCGAGCACAGCGAGCGCGGCTTCTTCAAGGACCTGGTTGCTTTCATGACTTCCGGTCCTGTCATCGTTCAGGTTCTGGAAGGTGAAGACGCCATCGCCAAGAACCGTGAACTGATGGGTGCTACCAACCCGAAAGAAGCTGCTGCCGGCACCATTCGCGCCGACTTCGCCGTTTCCATCGACGAGAACGCCGTACACGGCTCCGATTCGGAAGCCTCCGCTGCTCGTGAAATCGCTTACTTCTTTGCTGCCACCGAAGTGTGTGCACGCATTCGCTGA
- the rlmN gene encoding 23S rRNA (adenine(2503)-C(2))-methyltransferase RlmN, translating into MIATTGKVNLLGLTQSQLESFFESVGEKRFRAGQVMKWIHHFGVDDFDAMSNLGKALREKLKACAEIRGPEIVSEDISSDGTRKWVVRVASGSCVETVYIPQGGRGTLCVSSQAGCALDCSFCSTGKQGFNSNLTAAEVIGQVWIANKSFGSIPAKIDRAITNVVMMGMGEPLLNFDNVVAAMHIMMDDLGYGISKRKVTLSTSGVVPMIDELAKVIDVSLALSLHAPNDELRDQLVPINKKYPLDMLLAACKRYISQLGEKRVLTIEYTLLKGINDQPEHAEQMITLLANIPCKINLIPFNPFPHSGYERPSNNAIRRFQDILRKGGHNVTVRTTRGEDIDAACGQLVGQVLDRTRRSERYIAVRELQSEPGAAQTASNRS; encoded by the coding sequence ATGATTGCCACGACCGGTAAAGTGAATCTGCTCGGGCTTACCCAGTCGCAACTGGAGAGCTTCTTCGAGTCCGTCGGGGAGAAGCGTTTTCGCGCCGGTCAGGTGATGAAGTGGATTCACCATTTTGGTGTCGATGATTTCGACGCCATGAGCAATCTCGGCAAGGCCTTGCGCGAAAAGCTCAAGGCTTGCGCCGAGATTCGCGGCCCGGAGATTGTCAGCGAAGACATCTCCAGCGACGGTACCCGCAAGTGGGTTGTGCGTGTCGCTTCGGGCAGTTGCGTGGAAACGGTGTACATCCCCCAAGGCGGGCGTGGAACGCTGTGCGTGTCCTCGCAGGCCGGTTGTGCGCTGGATTGCAGTTTCTGCTCCACCGGCAAACAAGGCTTCAACAGCAACCTGACGGCGGCCGAGGTAATCGGTCAGGTCTGGATTGCCAACAAATCATTCGGCTCCATCCCGGCGAAAATCGATCGTGCGATCACCAACGTGGTGATGATGGGGATGGGCGAGCCACTGCTGAATTTCGACAACGTCGTTGCCGCCATGCACATCATGATGGACGACCTCGGTTACGGTATTTCCAAGCGCAAGGTGACGCTCTCGACATCCGGCGTTGTGCCGATGATCGATGAGTTGGCCAAGGTCATCGACGTTTCTCTCGCGTTGTCGCTGCACGCGCCCAACGATGAGTTGCGTGACCAGTTGGTGCCGATCAACAAGAAGTATCCGCTGGATATGTTGCTCGCGGCATGCAAGCGCTACATTTCCCAGCTTGGCGAGAAACGCGTGCTGACGATCGAGTACACGCTACTCAAAGGCATTAACGATCAGCCCGAGCACGCCGAGCAGATGATCACGCTGCTGGCAAACATCCCGTGCAAGATCAACCTGATCCCGTTCAATCCATTCCCTCATTCCGGATATGAGCGGCCGAGCAACAATGCCATTCGCCGTTTTCAGGACATCCTGCGCAAAGGTGGGCACAATGTGACGGTGCGTACCACCCGCGGCGAAGACATCGACGCGGCTTGCGGTCAGCTCGTCGGCCAGGTTCTGGATCGGACGCGTCGAAGCGAGAGATACATCGCTGTGCGTGAGCTACAGAGCGAGCCAGGTGCGGCGCAAACTGCTTCGAACCGATCCTGA
- the pilW gene encoding type IV pilus biogenesis/stability protein PilW — MILRAALLLLMTGLLAGCVSSGTVDPLKTDQGRQQARDAYIQLGIGYLQQGAAARAKTPLRKALEMDPRSADAHAALALVFQTEMENDLADKHYREALSSRKDARILNNYGSFLFEQKRYPEAMERFSQAAEDNLYPERARVFQNLGMTALQLGQREEAERHFTRSLRLDGRQPRALLELALMSFDDKQYVPAKRYYDSFSQLAEQNARSLLLGIRLANIHQDRDTAASLGLQLRRLYPGTDEYKQYLSEQR; from the coding sequence ATGATTCTGCGCGCTGCGCTGCTGCTTCTAATGACCGGCCTATTGGCCGGTTGTGTGTCTTCTGGAACCGTTGATCCGTTAAAAACAGACCAGGGCCGGCAACAGGCGCGTGACGCCTACATTCAGCTGGGCATCGGCTATCTGCAGCAAGGCGCCGCCGCGCGTGCCAAAACACCATTACGCAAAGCGCTTGAGATGGATCCGCGCAGTGCCGACGCACATGCGGCGCTGGCACTGGTGTTCCAGACGGAAATGGAAAACGACCTGGCCGATAAGCACTATCGTGAGGCGCTATCCAGCCGCAAGGATGCACGCATCCTGAACAACTACGGCAGTTTCCTGTTCGAACAGAAGCGCTATCCTGAGGCCATGGAGCGTTTCAGTCAGGCCGCCGAGGATAATCTGTATCCCGAGCGTGCGCGTGTCTTTCAAAACCTTGGAATGACAGCCTTGCAGTTGGGCCAGCGTGAGGAGGCCGAGCGTCACTTCACCCGCTCACTGCGGCTCGATGGGCGTCAGCCACGTGCCTTGCTGGAACTGGCGCTCATGTCCTTCGACGACAAGCAATACGTCCCAGCAAAGCGTTACTACGATAGTTTCAGCCAGTTGGCCGAGCAGAATGCACGCAGCTTGTTACTCGGTATCCGCCTGGCCAACATCCATCAGGACCGCGATACCGCTGCGAGCCTCGGATTGCAGCTAAGGCGGTTGTATCCCGGTACGGATGAGTACAAGCAATATCTTTCGGAGCAACGATGA
- a CDS encoding RodZ domain-containing protein, giving the protein MTAPHQESAAPMGNNPGETLRNAREEKGWTLAAVAQQLNLTERSLARIEAGDFSQLPGHTFARGYVRAYAKLLGLDQTRLVQEFDQHTGTNASGSSVHSLGRIEEPGRLSRSFMRFFGFALLLVLAAAAWFWWQEHSAGESTTRPISALERIEVEGADGTTQIHLLDRADEVAEQQAEQQAEPLAQLSAGEEVVEPSETTPAPAESGASAAGSEAAQSLPLALPESVAENTVVQAPEPAATSESASAVAPAPGESQLELSFTADCWTRVSDADGRVLFSALAKAGTSRTVSGKPPLDVHLGYARGAKLSYNGEAVNLASHMRGETARLKLGQ; this is encoded by the coding sequence ATGACCGCGCCGCACCAAGAATCCGCTGCACCGATGGGCAACAATCCCGGCGAAACCTTGCGTAACGCGCGCGAAGAAAAGGGCTGGACCCTTGCCGCGGTTGCGCAGCAGCTGAATCTCACCGAGCGATCCCTTGCCCGCATAGAAGCTGGTGATTTTAGCCAGCTCCCCGGGCATACCTTCGCCCGGGGGTACGTTCGTGCGTATGCCAAGTTGCTGGGTCTGGATCAGACTCGCCTGGTTCAGGAGTTCGACCAGCACACCGGCACCAATGCTTCGGGGAGCAGTGTTCACAGTCTGGGTCGCATCGAAGAGCCAGGCCGTTTATCGCGGAGCTTCATGCGCTTCTTCGGCTTCGCGTTGCTGCTGGTCCTTGCTGCAGCGGCCTGGTTCTGGTGGCAGGAACATTCCGCGGGGGAGTCCACAACGCGACCTATATCAGCGCTGGAGCGAATCGAAGTTGAGGGCGCTGACGGGACGACGCAGATTCACTTGCTCGACCGGGCCGATGAAGTCGCGGAGCAGCAGGCAGAGCAACAAGCTGAGCCGCTAGCGCAACTGAGCGCAGGCGAAGAAGTCGTCGAGCCTTCCGAAACCACGCCGGCTCCCGCCGAGTCAGGCGCTAGCGCAGCGGGCTCCGAGGCAGCGCAATCACTGCCACTGGCATTGCCTGAAAGTGTGGCTGAGAACACCGTCGTTCAAGCGCCGGAGCCAGCAGCAACGAGCGAGTCGGCGAGCGCAGTGGCACCAGCGCCCGGCGAGTCGCAGCTGGAGTTGAGCTTTACCGCCGATTGCTGGACGCGTGTTAGCGATGCCGATGGTCGGGTGCTGTTCAGTGCGCTGGCCAAGGCCGGAACCAGCAGGACGGTAAGCGGCAAGCCGCCGCTAGATGTGCACCTGGGGTACGCCCGCGGCGCCAAACTCAGTTACAACGGCGAGGCTGTGAACCTCGCCTCTCACATGCGCGGCGAGACTGCGCGCCTCAAGCTCGGACAGTAA
- the ispG gene encoding flavodoxin-dependent (E)-4-hydroxy-3-methylbut-2-enyl-diphosphate synthase: MHSESPIKRRQSRKIWVGSVPVGGDAPISVQSMTNTETCDVEATVAQIQRLANAGADIVRVSVPSMEAAEAFGRIRQLVQLPLVADIHFDYQIALRVAELGVDCLRINPGNIGREDRVRAVVDAARDKGIPIRIGVNAGSLEKDLQKKYGEPTPQALVESALRHVDHLDRLDFQDFKVSVKASDVFMAVEAYRLLAGQIEQPLHLGITEAGGLRSGTVKSAVGLGMLLAEGIGDTIRVSLAADPVEEIKVGFDILKSLRLRSRGINFIACPSCSRQNFDVVKTMNELEVRVEDLLVPLDVAVIGCVVNGPGEAKEAHVGLTGGSPNNLVYIDGKPAQKLNNENLVDELERLIRRKAAEKLAADAAVIARS, encoded by the coding sequence ATGCATTCCGAATCTCCTATCAAGCGCCGCCAATCTCGCAAGATCTGGGTGGGTAGCGTTCCGGTCGGTGGCGATGCGCCGATTTCCGTACAGAGCATGACCAATACCGAAACCTGCGATGTCGAGGCGACGGTTGCGCAGATCCAGCGCCTGGCCAATGCTGGCGCCGATATCGTCAGGGTTTCGGTTCCATCGATGGAGGCAGCTGAAGCGTTTGGTCGTATCAGGCAGCTCGTTCAGTTGCCGCTCGTGGCCGATATCCATTTCGATTACCAGATCGCTCTGCGAGTGGCCGAGCTTGGTGTCGATTGCCTACGCATCAACCCGGGCAACATCGGGCGAGAGGATCGCGTGCGCGCCGTGGTCGACGCGGCACGCGATAAGGGAATCCCGATCCGAATCGGCGTCAATGCCGGTTCGCTGGAAAAGGATCTGCAGAAGAAGTATGGCGAGCCGACACCGCAAGCGTTGGTGGAGTCCGCATTGCGCCACGTCGATCATCTTGATCGGCTGGACTTCCAGGATTTCAAGGTCAGCGTCAAAGCATCCGACGTGTTCATGGCGGTGGAGGCCTATCGCTTACTGGCCGGGCAGATCGAGCAACCGCTGCATCTCGGCATTACCGAGGCGGGCGGATTGCGCTCCGGCACGGTGAAGTCTGCGGTGGGCTTGGGCATGTTGCTGGCCGAAGGCATCGGCGACACCATTCGCGTGTCGCTGGCGGCTGATCCCGTCGAGGAAATCAAGGTTGGCTTCGATATCCTCAAATCGCTGCGTCTGCGTTCGCGTGGTATCAACTTCATCGCCTGCCCGAGCTGTTCACGGCAGAATTTCGATGTGGTCAAGACCATGAACGAGCTGGAAGTCCGCGTGGAAGACCTGCTGGTGCCGCTGGACGTCGCGGTGATCGGCTGTGTGGTCAATGGCCCGGGCGAGGCCAAGGAGGCGCACGTGGGCCTGACCGGTGGCAGCCCGAACAACCTTGTCTACATCGATGGCAAGCCGGCACAGAAACTGAACAACGAAAACCTCGTCGATGAGCTGGAGCGGCTCATCCGGCGCAAGGCCGCCGAGAAGCTCGCGGCCGACGCGGCGGTCATCGCGCGCAGCTGA
- the hisS gene encoding histidine--tRNA ligase, producing the protein MSKSLQAIRGMNDILPAQTPIWRYLESTFAQLLDSYGYSEIRLPILEFTDLFARGIGEGTDVVDKEMYTFLDRNEESLTLRPEGTAGCVRAVLEHGLTGGGQVQKLWYTGPMFRYEKPQKGRYRQFHQIGVEVFNQPGPDVDAELIVLTARLWKQLGLADAVILQLNSLGSSEARARYRDALVVYLQQRFDQLDEDSQRRLTTNPLRILDSKNAQTQALLADAPTLHDYLDDESRVHFDGLKARLDAVGIAYQINPKLVRGLDYYGRTVFEWVTDKLGAQGTVCAGGRYDGLISQFGGKPTPGVGFAMGVERLVLLLETLELVPDALSPAPHAYICAFGEAAELAALALGERLRDALPGLRLLVNAGGGSFKSQFKKADKSGARFALILGEDELAGRVVGCKPLRDDSEQQSIAWDALPERLAACLEQV; encoded by the coding sequence TTGAGCAAGTCCCTGCAAGCCATTCGTGGCATGAACGATATTCTGCCCGCGCAGACCCCGATCTGGCGTTACCTGGAAAGCACTTTCGCGCAGCTGCTCGACAGCTACGGTTATAGCGAGATTCGCCTGCCGATCCTGGAGTTCACCGATCTGTTTGCTCGCGGTATCGGTGAAGGTACCGACGTGGTCGACAAGGAGATGTACACCTTCCTCGATCGCAACGAAGAGTCGCTGACCTTGCGTCCTGAGGGTACTGCCGGCTGCGTGCGTGCTGTCCTTGAGCACGGGCTGACCGGCGGCGGCCAGGTGCAGAAACTCTGGTACACCGGACCGATGTTCCGTTACGAGAAGCCGCAGAAAGGTCGTTATCGCCAGTTTCACCAGATCGGCGTGGAAGTCTTCAACCAGCCTGGGCCGGATGTCGACGCCGAGCTGATCGTGTTGACGGCGCGCTTGTGGAAGCAGCTCGGCCTTGCCGATGCGGTAATCCTACAGCTCAACAGCTTGGGTTCCAGCGAAGCCCGCGCACGCTATCGCGATGCTTTGGTTGTCTACCTGCAGCAGCGTTTCGACCAGCTCGACGAGGACAGTCAGCGGCGTCTGACGACCAATCCACTGCGTATTCTCGACAGCAAGAATGCCCAGACTCAGGCGCTGCTGGCTGATGCTCCGACCCTGCATGACTACCTTGATGACGAGTCGAGGGTGCATTTCGACGGTCTGAAGGCACGCCTCGATGCAGTGGGCATCGCCTATCAGATCAATCCGAAGTTGGTGCGCGGGCTGGACTACTACGGTCGTACCGTTTTCGAGTGGGTCACCGACAAGCTTGGTGCCCAGGGAACGGTCTGTGCCGGCGGTCGCTACGACGGCCTGATCAGCCAGTTCGGTGGTAAGCCGACGCCTGGCGTTGGGTTCGCCATGGGCGTCGAGCGCCTAGTGCTGCTGCTGGAAACACTCGAACTGGTACCGGATGCGTTGAGCCCCGCGCCGCACGCCTATATCTGTGCCTTCGGCGAGGCTGCCGAGCTGGCTGCTCTGGCATTGGGCGAGCGCCTGCGTGACGCATTGCCAGGCCTTCGCCTGCTGGTCAATGCCGGTGGCGGTAGCTTCAAGAGTCAGTTCAAGAAAGCCGACAAGAGCGGCGCGCGCTTCGCACTGATTCTGGGTGAGGACGAACTGGCAGGGCGCGTGGTAGGTTGCAAACCGCTGCGCGACGACAGCGAACAACAAAGCATTGCCTGGGATGCTCTACCCGAGCGTCTGGCTGCCTGCCTCGAGCAGGTCTGA
- a CDS encoding tetratricopeptide repeat protein, translating to MTSGTEEETLAQIKEWWQRNGKPLLLGAVLALVLVFGWQFWQKHQINQAQSASLVYQQLLVAALEGGEADVAEVSRVANVLKKDFAGTHYAQYGSLFMAKVAVESGRLDEAASELRSVVDKPADKTLDELARQRLARVLAAQDKAEEALKLLDGKADQAFVASREELRGDLLVQLGRSDDAHAAYTKAKESLSQDAAIGGLQMKLDDLARGEA from the coding sequence GTGACCTCGGGTACCGAAGAAGAAACACTGGCGCAGATCAAAGAGTGGTGGCAGCGCAATGGTAAGCCGCTGCTGCTGGGGGCGGTGCTGGCCCTGGTATTGGTGTTTGGCTGGCAGTTCTGGCAGAAGCATCAGATCAACCAGGCGCAGAGCGCCTCGCTGGTTTACCAGCAGTTGCTGGTTGCTGCGTTGGAAGGCGGTGAGGCCGACGTCGCCGAGGTGTCACGCGTGGCCAATGTGCTGAAGAAAGATTTTGCCGGCACACACTACGCGCAGTACGGCAGCCTGTTCATGGCCAAGGTCGCAGTTGAGTCCGGTCGTTTGGATGAGGCGGCGAGCGAATTGCGCTCTGTTGTCGACAAGCCTGCCGACAAGACCCTGGATGAGCTGGCGCGCCAGCGTCTGGCTCGTGTACTGGCTGCCCAGGACAAGGCTGAAGAAGCACTCAAGTTGCTGGACGGCAAGGCCGACCAGGCGTTCGTCGCCAGCCGTGAAGAGCTCCGGGGTGACCTTCTGGTGCAGCTGGGCCGTAGCGACGACGCGCATGCCGCCTACACCAAGGCCAAGGAGTCGCTGTCTCAGGATGCCGCCATTGGTGGCTTGCAAATGAAGCTGGATGATCTGGCCCGAGGGGAGGCATAA
- the bamB gene encoding outer membrane protein assembly factor BamB, translating into MRWKTAALLTLAVLAAGCSSKDTKELEPAELTKFKSEISLKKEWSRSIGDGQGKTYNLLTPVVYGDQIYAADVEGLVVSMDRLTGKVNWKKKLDKPVSGAVGAGYGLVLVGTLRGEVLALDVSTGEERWRSQVSSEVLAAPAVNGDIVLVQTQDDRLIALEIDTGAQRWSYESSPAVLTLRGTGAPLLTNQLAVAGLSSGKVVALDTRRGLPVWEQRVAIPQGRSELERVVDIDGGLLLSGGTLYVASYQGRAAALELESGRVLWQRDASSYSGAALGYGSVYLSLADGTVEGIDERSTTALWRNESLARRQLSAPAVFSSYVVVGDIEGYLHLLSQVDGRFVARERIDSSGVRARPVVEGDWLYAFGNDGKLVALTIRQAD; encoded by the coding sequence ATGCGCTGGAAGACTGCAGCGTTGCTGACCTTGGCCGTACTGGCCGCCGGTTGCAGCAGCAAAGACACGAAAGAGCTGGAGCCGGCAGAACTCACCAAGTTCAAGTCGGAAATCTCCTTGAAGAAAGAGTGGAGCCGCTCGATTGGTGATGGGCAGGGCAAAACCTACAACCTGCTGACCCCGGTGGTATACGGCGATCAGATCTACGCCGCCGACGTCGAAGGGCTTGTGGTTTCGATGGACCGGTTGACCGGCAAGGTCAACTGGAAGAAGAAGCTCGACAAGCCGGTTTCCGGCGCTGTGGGTGCTGGTTACGGCCTCGTTCTTGTCGGCACCCTGCGTGGTGAGGTGCTTGCGCTGGACGTCAGCACTGGCGAGGAGCGCTGGCGCAGCCAGGTCAGCAGTGAAGTGCTGGCCGCCCCTGCCGTCAACGGCGATATCGTTCTGGTGCAAACCCAGGATGATCGGCTGATCGCGCTGGAAATCGATACCGGCGCCCAGCGCTGGAGCTACGAAAGCTCGCCTGCCGTGCTGACATTGCGTGGCACTGGTGCGCCGCTGTTGACCAATCAGCTAGCTGTTGCTGGTCTGTCGAGTGGCAAGGTCGTTGCGTTGGATACCCGTCGCGGACTTCCGGTGTGGGAGCAGCGCGTCGCCATTCCGCAAGGTCGCTCCGAGCTTGAGCGGGTTGTGGATATCGACGGTGGCCTGCTTTTGTCCGGGGGCACGTTGTACGTTGCAAGCTATCAGGGCCGCGCTGCGGCGTTGGAACTGGAAAGTGGCCGGGTGCTCTGGCAGCGCGACGCCTCCAGCTATTCCGGGGCGGCGCTTGGTTATGGCAGTGTCTACCTGAGCCTTGCCGACGGTACTGTCGAAGGCATCGACGAGCGTTCGACTACTGCCCTGTGGCGTAACGAGTCGCTGGCCCGTCGTCAGCTTTCAGCTCCGGCGGTGTTTTCCAGCTATGTTGTGGTGGGTGACATCGAAGGTTATCTGCACCTGCTGAGTCAGGTTGATGGTCGTTTCGTCGCTCGCGAGCGTATCGACAGCTCCGGCGTCCGTGCCCGTCCGGTAGTCGAAGGCGACTGGCTGTATGCCTTCGGCAATGACGGCAAGCTGGTGGCGCTGACTATCCGTCAGGCTGACTGA
- the der gene encoding ribosome biogenesis GTPase Der, which produces MVPVIALVGRPNVGKSTLFNRLTKSRDAIVAEYAGLTRDRQYGEAKWQGRTYIVIDTGGLTGDEEGIDAKMAEQSLQAMQEADAVMFMVDARAGMTPGDQMIAEHLRKMNKRHFLVANKVDSIDPDIARAEFSPLGLGDALPIAAAHGRGITHMLEQALGVFPKDNAEVAEGEGEEGETVAEGEELKRIPGPSEKDGIKIAIIGRPNVGKSTLVNRMLGEERVIVYDQAGTTRDSIYIPFERDDEKYTLIDTAGVRRRGKIFEAVEKFSVVKTLQAIQDSNVVIFVMDAREGVVEHDLNLLGFVLESGRALVIALNKWDGMEPSERDYVKTELERRLFFVEFADIHFISAKHGTGVGNLYKSVQASFTSAVTRWPTSRLTQILEDAVREHAPPMVASRRIKLRYAHLGGANPPLIVIHGNQVDSIPKSYTRYLENTYRRVLKLVGTPIRIEYKGGENPFEGKKNTLTDRQVNKKRRLMSHHKKAEKKRRDKR; this is translated from the coding sequence ATGGTTCCCGTAATCGCCCTGGTGGGCCGCCCGAACGTCGGCAAGTCCACCCTGTTCAATCGTCTGACCAAGAGCCGCGACGCCATCGTGGCCGAATACGCCGGTCTGACCCGAGATCGCCAGTACGGCGAGGCCAAATGGCAGGGCCGCACCTACATCGTCATCGATACCGGCGGTCTGACCGGCGATGAGGAGGGCATCGACGCCAAGATGGCCGAGCAGTCTCTGCAAGCCATGCAAGAGGCCGATGCGGTGATGTTCATGGTCGACGCGCGCGCCGGCATGACGCCCGGCGATCAGATGATCGCCGAGCACCTGCGCAAGATGAACAAGCGCCACTTCCTGGTGGCGAACAAGGTCGACAGCATCGATCCGGATATCGCCCGAGCGGAATTCAGCCCGCTGGGCCTGGGCGACGCCCTGCCGATCGCCGCCGCCCATGGCCGTGGTATCACCCATATGCTCGAGCAGGCGCTCGGCGTGTTTCCCAAGGACAACGCCGAAGTTGCCGAAGGCGAGGGTGAAGAAGGCGAGACGGTTGCCGAAGGCGAAGAGCTCAAGCGCATCCCCGGACCGAGCGAAAAAGATGGCATCAAGATCGCGATCATCGGCCGGCCCAATGTGGGTAAGTCGACGCTGGTCAATCGCATGCTTGGCGAGGAGCGGGTCATCGTTTATGACCAGGCTGGTACAACCCGTGACAGCATCTACATTCCCTTCGAACGTGACGACGAGAAGTACACGCTGATCGACACGGCCGGTGTGCGCCGCCGCGGCAAGATTTTCGAGGCCGTCGAAAAGTTTTCGGTGGTCAAGACGCTGCAGGCGATCCAGGACTCCAATGTCGTGATTTTCGTCATGGATGCCCGCGAAGGCGTGGTCGAGCATGATCTGAACCTGCTCGGCTTCGTGCTGGAAAGTGGTCGGGCGCTGGTCATCGCACTGAACAAGTGGGACGGCATGGAACCGAGTGAGCGCGACTACGTGAAGACCGAGCTGGAGCGCCGGTTGTTCTTCGTCGAGTTCGCCGACATCCACTTCATCTCTGCCAAGCATGGCACCGGCGTCGGCAATCTGTACAAGTCCGTGCAGGCTTCGTTCACTTCGGCCGTGACGCGATGGCCTACCAGCCGTCTGACACAGATCCTTGAAGATGCGGTTCGCGAGCATGCGCCGCCCATGGTTGCCAGTCGCCGGATCAAGCTTCGTTACGCACACCTGGGTGGCGCCAACCCGCCGCTGATCGTGATCCATGGCAACCAGGTCGACTCGATTCCCAAGTCCTACACCCGTTATCTGGAAAATACCTACCGGCGTGTGCTGAAGCTGGTCGGTACGCCCATCCGTATCGAGTACAAGGGCGGCGAGAACCCCTTCGAGGGCAAGAAGAACACCCTGACCGACCGCCAGGTCAACAAGAAGCGCCGTCTCATGTCGCACCACAAGAAGGCCGAGAAGAAGCGCCGCGACAAGCGCTGA
- the cysE gene encoding serine O-acetyltransferase, which produces MPSHSVSALWGDLRTQANHALETEPTLATFFRQAILEHSDFGSALAYRIGHALAESAEQSHSLADRFVGVHHHAAQLADSACRDLQAIVSRDPAFDTALEVFLFSKGFLALQAYRVGHDLQARGERLLAMFIQARCNERLGIDINPASRIGSGIMLDHGTGIVIGETAVVGDDVSILQGVTLGGTGKEGGDRHPKVRSGVMIGAGAKILGNIEIGEGAKVGAGSIVLHAVAPHTTVVGNPARQVGTPRHARPALDMDQSFDGDR; this is translated from the coding sequence ATGCCGAGCCATTCCGTCAGCGCCTTGTGGGGCGACCTGCGCACCCAGGCGAATCACGCTCTGGAAACGGAGCCGACGCTGGCTACGTTTTTTCGCCAGGCCATCCTTGAGCATTCCGACTTCGGCAGTGCGCTGGCGTACCGCATTGGCCATGCGCTCGCGGAAAGTGCCGAGCAGAGCCATTCGCTTGCCGATCGCTTCGTCGGCGTCCACCACCATGCCGCACAGCTTGCCGACTCAGCGTGCCGCGACCTTCAAGCGATCGTCAGCCGTGACCCAGCGTTCGACACGGCGCTGGAAGTCTTCCTCTTCTCCAAAGGCTTTCTGGCGCTGCAGGCCTATCGCGTCGGCCACGACCTGCAAGCCCGGGGCGAGCGTCTGCTGGCGATGTTCATCCAGGCGCGCTGCAACGAACGTCTGGGTATCGATATCAACCCGGCGAGCCGAATTGGCAGCGGCATCATGCTCGACCACGGTACCGGCATCGTCATCGGCGAAACCGCGGTAGTGGGCGATGACGTCTCGATCCTGCAGGGCGTGACTCTGGGTGGTACCGGCAAGGAAGGCGGCGATCGTCATCCGAAGGTGCGCAGCGGCGTGATGATCGGCGCGGGCGCGAAGATTCTCGGGAACATCGAAATCGGCGAGGGTGCCAAGGTGGGCGCTGGCAGCATCGTGCTGCACGCCGTTGCACCACACACAACGGTGGTCGGCAATCCGGCCCGTCAGGTCGGTACGCCGCGCCACGCACGACCGGCCCTGGATATGGACCAGTCGTTCGACGGAGATCGCTGA